A portion of the Vespula vulgaris chromosome 24, iyVesVulg1.1, whole genome shotgun sequence genome contains these proteins:
- the LOC127071925 gene encoding hydroxymethylglutaryl-CoA lyase, mitochondrial, whose translation MIRLTLRVPVDYLKKLKIHYKDNIGINSIRQYSDFVKVVEVGPRDGLQNEPKFLPTNTKIQLINKLSETGLQSIETTSFVSPKWVPQMADNIILFTQIKRKAGISYPVLVPNLKGLDNALKAGVKEIAIFGAASETFSKKNINCSINESIQNFTAVIKQADEQNIKVRGYISCVVGCPYEGEIKPKVVVDLASLMLNLGCYEISLGDTIGVGSPRKIKKLLKELQQVSSCDMSKFALHCHDTYGQALANIYAGLEHGIRIFDSSVAGLGGCPYAAGASGNVATEDLLYLLHGQGLETGVNFNKIVEIGNYISKELNRKNQSKAGLAILAQKNHQSL comes from the coding sequence ATGATCAGATTGACTTTACGGGTTCCTGtagattatttaaagaaattaaaaattcattataaagataatattgGAATCAATAGTATTAGACAATACTCAGATTTTGTAAAAGTAGTTGAAGTAGGACCAAGAGACGGATTACAAAATGAACCCAAATTTTTACCTACTAACAccaaaattcaattaataaataaactatcTGAAACAGGTTTACAAAGTATTGAAACCACAAGTTTTGTATCGCCTAAGTGGGTTCCGCAAATGGcagataatattattcttttcacacaaataaaaagaaaggcagGTATATCATATCCAGTGCTAGTACCAAATTTGAAAGGGCTAGACAATGCATTAAAAGCAGGTGTTAAGGAAATTGCAATTTTTGGAGCTGCGTCAGAgacattttcaaaaaaaaatataaattgttctATAAATGAAAgtatacaaaattttacaGCTGTTATCAAACAAGCAGATGAACAGAATATAAAGGTGAGAGGTTATATTTCTTGTGTTGTTGGCTGTCCTTATGAAGGGGAGATTAAGCCAAAAGTTGTAGTTGACTTGGCTTCGTTAATGTTGAATCTTGGATGTTATGAAATATCTCTAGGGGATACAATTGGTGTAGGATCACCTAGAAAGATTAAGAAACTTCTGAAAGAATTACAGCAGGTGTCATCATGCGATATGTCTAAATTCGCTTTACATTGTCATGATACTTATGGTCAAGCATTAGCAAATATATATGCGGGTCTTGAACATGGCATTAGAATATTTGATTCTTCTGTTGCTGGACTTGGAGGATGTCCATATGCAGCTGGTGCCTCAGGAAATGTTGCAACTGAGGATTTATTGTATCTTCTACATGGACAAGGCTTAGAAACTGGagtaaatttcaataaaatagtAGAAATAGGTAATTATATTAGTAAGGAACTAAACAGGAAGAATCAATCTAAGGCTGGACTTGCTATTCTTGCCCAAAAAAATCATCAAtctttatag